The Micromonospora sp. M71_S20 genome window below encodes:
- the glpK gene encoding glycerol kinase GlpK, which yields MTPQYVAAIDQGTTSSRCIVFDRAGEIVSVAQREHRQIFPRPGWVEHDAEEIWDNVQRVVREALHAAGTDAAGLAAVGITNQRETTLVWDRATGRPVANAVVWQDTRTAPLLRELDQAYGEERFRSRTGLPLATYFAGPKLRWLLEHVDGLRGRAEAGEVLFGTMDSWLIWKLTGRHVTDVTNASRTLLMDLTTLDWDPELLDAMGVPAAMLPEIRSSAEVYGEATGVLAGVPVASALGDQQAALFGQTCFQPGEAKCTYGTGSFLLLNTGASPVPSTHGLLTTVAYRIHGQPAAYALEGAIAVTGSLVQWLRDNLGLISTAPEVEELARTVDDNGGCYVVPAFSGLFAPHWRSDARGVVAGLTGYITKGHLARAALEASAWQTREVVDAMNADSDVALRRLRVDGGMTANGLLMQFLADVLDVPVVRSRITETTCLGAAYAAGLAVGFWPDLATLRAQWRSDAQWESTMEPAHRERELRNWRKAVQRTLDWVD from the coding sequence GTGACCCCCCAGTACGTCGCCGCCATCGACCAGGGCACCACCTCCTCGCGGTGCATCGTCTTCGACCGGGCCGGGGAGATCGTCTCCGTGGCCCAGCGGGAGCACCGGCAGATCTTCCCCCGGCCGGGCTGGGTGGAGCACGACGCCGAGGAGATCTGGGACAACGTCCAGCGGGTGGTCCGGGAGGCGCTGCACGCCGCCGGCACCGACGCCGCCGGGCTCGCCGCCGTGGGCATCACCAACCAGCGGGAGACCACGCTCGTCTGGGACCGGGCCACCGGCCGGCCGGTGGCCAACGCCGTCGTCTGGCAGGACACCCGCACCGCGCCGCTGCTGCGCGAGCTGGATCAGGCGTACGGCGAGGAGCGGTTCCGCTCCCGCACCGGGCTGCCGCTGGCCACCTACTTCGCCGGGCCGAAGCTGCGGTGGCTGCTGGAGCACGTCGACGGGCTGCGCGGGCGCGCCGAGGCAGGCGAGGTGCTCTTCGGCACGATGGACAGCTGGCTGATCTGGAAGCTGACCGGCCGGCACGTCACCGATGTCACCAACGCCAGCCGCACCCTGCTGATGGACCTGACCACCCTCGACTGGGACCCGGAGCTGCTCGACGCGATGGGTGTGCCGGCCGCGATGCTGCCGGAGATCCGCAGCTCCGCCGAGGTCTACGGGGAGGCTACCGGCGTCCTGGCCGGGGTGCCGGTGGCCAGCGCGCTCGGCGACCAGCAGGCCGCCCTGTTCGGGCAGACCTGCTTCCAGCCGGGCGAGGCCAAGTGCACCTACGGCACCGGCAGCTTCCTGTTGCTCAACACCGGCGCCAGCCCGGTCCCCTCCACCCACGGCCTGCTCACCACGGTCGCCTACCGCATCCACGGCCAGCCCGCCGCGTACGCGCTCGAGGGGGCGATCGCGGTCACCGGCTCGCTGGTGCAGTGGCTGCGCGACAACCTCGGGCTGATCTCCACCGCGCCCGAGGTGGAGGAGCTGGCCCGCACCGTCGACGACAACGGCGGCTGCTACGTCGTGCCGGCCTTCTCCGGGCTGTTCGCCCCGCACTGGCGCAGCGACGCGCGCGGGGTGGTCGCCGGGCTGACCGGTTACATCACCAAGGGGCACCTGGCCCGGGCGGCGCTGGAGGCGTCCGCCTGGCAGACCCGCGAGGTGGTCGACGCGATGAACGCCGACTCCGACGTGGCGCTGCGCCGGCTGCGGGTCGACGGCGGGATGACCGCCAACGGGCTGCTGATGCAGTTCCTCGCCGACGTGCTCGACGTGCCGGTGGTCCGGTCCCGGATCACCGAGACCACCTGCCTCGGCGCGGCGTACGCGGCCGGCCTGGCGGTCGGCTTCTGGCCGGACCTGGCGACGCTGCGCGCCCAGTGGCGCTCCGACGCGCAGTGGGAGTCGACGATGGAACCGGCGCACCGGGAGCGGGAGCTGCGCAACTGGCGCAAGGCCGTCCAGCGCACCCTCGACTGGGTGGACTGA
- a CDS encoding phosphoribosylaminoimidazolesuccinocarboxamide synthase: MELLHSGKVRDVYADGEDLILVASDRISIYDVVLPTPIPDKGKLLTALSLWWFEQLADLVPNHVISATDVPAEFAGRAIRCRRLEMVAVECVARGYLTGGGLKEYQRTGAVSGVELPRGLVEASILPEPIFTPSTKAPVGEHDEPITFAEVVDKVGAETAERLRRITLDVYRRGAELAADRGILIADTKIELGWAPDGTLTVGDELLTSDSSRFWPAESYQPGRAQFSYDKQYVRDWAVESGWDKQAPAPEVPAEVVEATRARYVDVYEKLTGNPWD, encoded by the coding sequence GTGGAACTTCTGCACTCGGGCAAGGTCAGGGACGTCTACGCCGATGGCGAGGACCTGATCCTGGTCGCCTCCGACCGCATCTCGATCTACGACGTGGTGCTGCCGACGCCGATCCCCGACAAGGGCAAGCTGCTCACCGCGCTCTCGCTGTGGTGGTTCGAGCAGCTGGCCGACCTGGTGCCGAACCACGTCATCTCCGCCACCGACGTGCCGGCGGAGTTCGCCGGTCGGGCGATCCGCTGCCGGCGGCTGGAGATGGTCGCGGTGGAGTGCGTCGCCCGGGGCTACCTGACCGGCGGCGGCCTGAAGGAGTACCAGCGCACCGGCGCGGTCTCCGGCGTCGAGCTGCCGCGCGGGCTGGTCGAGGCGTCCATCCTGCCCGAGCCGATCTTCACCCCGTCGACCAAGGCGCCGGTGGGGGAGCACGACGAGCCGATCACCTTCGCCGAGGTGGTGGACAAGGTCGGCGCCGAGACCGCCGAGCGGCTGCGCCGGATCACGCTCGACGTCTACCGCCGGGGGGCCGAGCTGGCCGCCGACCGGGGCATCCTGATCGCCGACACCAAGATCGAGCTGGGCTGGGCGCCGGACGGCACGCTGACCGTCGGCGACGAGCTGCTCACCTCCGACTCGTCGCGGTTCTGGCCGGCGGAGTCGTACCAGCCGGGCCGGGCGCAGTTCTCCTACGACAAGCAGTACGTCCGGGACTGGGCGGTGGAGAGCGGCTGGGACAAGCAGGCCCCGGCGCCCGAGGTGCCGGCCGAGGTGGTCGAGGCGACCCGGGCCCGCTACGTCGACGTCTACGAGAAGCTCACCGGCAACCCCTGGGACTGA
- a CDS encoding ABC transporter substrate-binding protein — translation MPVARSPLSRAGADPGRRRVLAAMLGAPVLATGGLTGCTEGRAAPVETGPVELSVFWYGGAKRAELTERVLRLYTDRNPRVSFRVTWQGAGGYYDRLATQAAGGNVPDLIQLDDSMLTEYARREIVLDLSGYVADHRLDLRTLPPGLVRYGQVDGRTVGVAAAQTAAAVVYDRTLLRRLRLPEPSTGMSWAEYVAWARRVTRVSEGRVAGTMDPSGDSRAFWLWLRGQGGEFYRGRQLGFDADALIEWFELWRRARSGRATPSAALVEQADGGEPTRQLVVTGATAASFAWSHQLPELQRLTDAELGLAAMPGPPEAQWHRASMYWAAFRGTRHPALVADVINFLTGNGEAGSVLGHERGLSPSLAVRSYVEGSITDPVQRRAAALGTALAARLGPAPSPPPQGHTRVRALLLEAAEGIRGGETGPRAATARFMAQANAALAG, via the coding sequence GTGCCCGTCGCCCGATCCCCGCTGTCCCGCGCCGGAGCGGACCCGGGCCGGCGTCGGGTGCTCGCCGCGATGCTGGGTGCGCCGGTGCTCGCGACGGGCGGGCTCACCGGGTGCACCGAGGGCCGGGCGGCCCCGGTGGAGACCGGGCCGGTCGAGCTGTCGGTGTTCTGGTACGGCGGGGCGAAGCGGGCCGAACTCACCGAACGGGTGCTGCGGCTCTACACCGACCGCAATCCGCGCGTCAGTTTCCGGGTCACCTGGCAGGGCGCCGGCGGCTACTACGACCGGCTGGCCACCCAGGCCGCGGGCGGCAACGTGCCCGACCTGATCCAGCTCGACGACAGCATGCTCACCGAGTACGCCCGCCGCGAGATCGTCCTGGACCTCAGCGGGTACGTCGCCGACCATCGCCTCGACCTGCGCACCCTGCCTCCGGGCCTGGTCCGGTACGGGCAGGTCGACGGCCGTACGGTCGGCGTCGCCGCGGCACAGACCGCCGCCGCCGTGGTCTACGACCGCACGCTGCTGCGCCGGCTGCGGCTGCCCGAGCCGAGCACGGGAATGTCCTGGGCGGAGTACGTCGCCTGGGCGCGGCGGGTCACCCGGGTGAGCGAGGGCCGGGTGGCCGGCACGATGGACCCGTCCGGCGACTCCCGGGCGTTCTGGCTCTGGCTACGCGGCCAGGGCGGTGAGTTCTACCGCGGTCGACAGCTCGGCTTCGACGCCGACGCGTTGATCGAGTGGTTCGAGCTGTGGCGGCGGGCCCGGTCCGGCCGGGCGACCCCGAGCGCAGCACTGGTGGAGCAGGCCGACGGCGGCGAGCCGACCCGGCAGCTCGTGGTCACCGGCGCCACGGCCGCCTCGTTCGCCTGGTCGCACCAGTTGCCGGAACTCCAGCGCCTCACCGACGCCGAACTCGGCCTGGCCGCCATGCCGGGTCCCCCGGAGGCGCAGTGGCACCGGGCGTCGATGTACTGGGCGGCCTTCCGGGGCACCCGGCACCCCGCCCTGGTCGCGGACGTGATCAACTTCCTGACCGGCAACGGCGAGGCGGGGAGCGTGCTCGGGCACGAGCGCGGGCTCAGCCCCAGCCTCGCCGTACGCAGCTACGTCGAGGGCAGCATCACCGATCCGGTGCAGCGGCGCGCGGCGGCCCTCGGCACCGCGCTGGCCGCCCGGCTGGGTCCCGCGCCCAGCCCACCGCCGCAGGGCCATACCCGGGTGCGGGCGCTGCTGCTGGAGGCCGCCGAGGGCATTCGCGGCGGCGAAACCGGCCCCCGGGCGGCGACGGCCCGCTTCATGGCCCAGGCGAACGCGGCGCTGGCCGGCTAG
- a CDS encoding SigE family RNA polymerase sigma factor, with the protein MRDATSFDEFYRSTSRRMLRYGYAVAGDHTEAQDLVQEAYARAWRQWAGLAAHPAPEAWLRLVVARLATDRWRRLQGWRAALSRTGPPEPVPPPNEDAVLLAGALRRLPAAQRQALALHYLLDMSVQDIARETRVPAGTVKSWLSRGRARLATLLPGLPAEELEANDVA; encoded by the coding sequence ATGAGAGACGCGACGAGCTTCGACGAGTTCTACCGGAGCACCTCCCGACGGATGCTCCGCTACGGCTACGCCGTGGCCGGTGACCACACCGAGGCACAGGACCTGGTGCAGGAGGCGTACGCCCGGGCCTGGCGGCAGTGGGCCGGACTGGCCGCCCACCCGGCGCCGGAGGCGTGGCTGCGGCTGGTGGTGGCCCGGCTGGCCACCGACCGGTGGCGCCGGTTGCAGGGTTGGCGCGCGGCGCTGAGCCGCACCGGGCCGCCCGAGCCGGTGCCGCCGCCGAACGAGGACGCCGTGCTGCTGGCGGGCGCGCTGCGTCGGCTGCCGGCCGCCCAGCGGCAGGCGCTCGCCCTGCACTACCTCCTCGACATGTCGGTGCAGGACATCGCCCGCGAGACGCGGGTGCCCGCAGGAACCGTCAAGTCGTGGTTGTCGCGGGGGCGGGCGCGGCTGGCCACGCTGCTGCCCGGCCTGCCCGCCGAGGAGTTGGAGGCGAACGATGTCGCGTGA